A stretch of Anas acuta chromosome 3, bAnaAcu1.1, whole genome shotgun sequence DNA encodes these proteins:
- the SNX3 gene encoding sorting nexin-3 — MAETIADTRRLISKPQNLNDAYGPPSNFLEIDVGNPQTVGVGRGRFTTYEIRVKTNLPIFKLKESTVRRRYSDFEWLRNELERESKVVVPPLPGKALLRQLPFRGDDGIFDDSFIEERKQALEQFINKVAGHPLAQNERCLHMFLQDEVIDKNYTPSKIRHT, encoded by the exons ATGGCCGAGACGATCGCGGACACCCGTCGGCTGATCAGCAAGCCGCAGAACCTGAACGACGCCTACGGGCCGCCCAGCAACTTCCTGGAGATCGACGTGGGCAACCCGCAGACCGTGGGGGTGGGCCGCGGCCGCTTCACCACCTACGAGATCCGCGTcaag ACAAATCTCCCTATCTTCAAATTGAAAGAATCTACAGTCAGAAGAAGGTACAGCGACTTTGAATGGCTAAGGAATGAActagaaagagaaagcaag GTTGTGGTACCACCTCTACCAGGGAAAGCTCTTCTTCGTCAGCTCCCCTTCCGAGGAGATGATGGCATATTTGACGATTCCTTTATAGAGGAAAGGAAACAGGCTCTTGAGCAATTCATAAACAA GGTTGCGGGCCATCCACTGGCACAGAATGAGCGCTGTCTGCACATGTTCTTACAAGATGAAGTAATAGACAAAAACTACACACCATCCAAAATAAGACATACTTGA